The following proteins are encoded in a genomic region of bacterium:
- a CDS encoding S-methyl-5'-thioadenosine phosphorylase, with the protein MTMETIGIIGGSGMYELPGFEFKAKHDITTPFGKPSASIVELNFEQQPVFFLARHGEHHEHLPHELNYKANIFALKQVGVTSCLSISAVGSMKEDVAPGDFLFPDQLIDWTLRKNQTYLGDGLTGYPASADPFALDLIEDLSLTLSKNQTIERSGAKVHRGGSYICIEGPHLSTRAESQIYRSFGVSIIGMTACPEVRLAFEAQMKFALLGMVSDYDCWHSSADDVNVAGVLEVLQSSTATVRAALPDLVRCMRNIPRTEKEKSSLSSALMTPVENAPHPEVLQVLLR; encoded by the coding sequence ATGACTATGGAAACAATTGGTATTATCGGTGGCTCTGGAATGTACGAGCTGCCAGGCTTTGAGTTTAAAGCGAAACACGATATTACAACTCCTTTCGGAAAACCTTCGGCATCCATTGTCGAGCTGAACTTTGAGCAGCAACCAGTTTTCTTTCTTGCACGACACGGTGAGCATCATGAGCACCTTCCGCACGAACTCAATTATAAAGCGAATATTTTCGCTCTTAAGCAAGTGGGTGTTACAAGCTGCTTAAGCATCTCTGCCGTTGGAAGCATGAAAGAAGATGTGGCACCGGGTGATTTCCTCTTCCCAGACCAGCTCATTGATTGGACGCTCAGAAAAAATCAAACGTATCTTGGTGATGGGCTTACTGGATATCCTGCTTCAGCCGATCCCTTTGCTCTCGACCTGATAGAGGATCTGTCTCTCACTCTCTCAAAGAATCAGACCATTGAACGTAGTGGAGCAAAAGTCCACCGAGGAGGCTCCTACATCTGCATTGAGGGACCACATCTTTCAACACGGGCTGAAAGTCAAATCTACAGAAGCTTCGGGGTCTCAATCATTGGAATGACGGCCTGCCCAGAAGTCCGCTTAGCTTTTGAAGCTCAAATGAAGTTCGCCTTACTCGGGATGGTATCTGACTATGACTGCTGGCACAGCAGTGCTGATGACGTGAATGTCGCTGGAGTTCTTGAAGTCCTTCAGAGCTCAACGGCAACCGTCAGGGCCGCGTTGCCAGACCTCGTTCGCTGTATGCGTAATATTCCACGAACCGAAAAGGAAAAGTCTAGCCTGTCTAGTGCTCTTATGACTCCAGTAGAGAATGCACCCCATCCAGAGGTGTTGCAGGTACTACTGCGTTAA
- a CDS encoding LpxI family protein codes for MDESMHDAASKQEPPLGLIAGNGSFPCLLVDSAVARGFSVVVAYHSGETEPQVLEKATASIPVRVGQLGKISRFFRHHGVQDVVFLGGIRRSALWKHFLPDRLGLKVALQLPSLRDDGILRNVATAFEALGFKVLNPVDFLSDHILSTKLLTNRSLSKSEWKAAMVGWEAAKKLGAADKGQTVVVKDHLVVAQENFLGTDSCIRRSKKYLSTGGGVVVKLPKPQQDRRVDLPAIGPKTITLMQDSGCSALILEMNGAILSDVQEIKRLANSYGIAIMGFESLDDLSSTFEDCQI; via the coding sequence ATGGATGAAAGCATGCATGATGCTGCATCAAAACAGGAACCTCCACTCGGTCTCATAGCAGGAAATGGTTCTTTTCCGTGTCTCCTCGTGGATAGCGCTGTTGCCAGAGGATTTTCTGTTGTGGTCGCCTACCATAGCGGGGAGACGGAGCCTCAGGTCTTGGAAAAGGCAACCGCAAGTATTCCAGTTCGGGTAGGTCAACTTGGGAAAATCTCTCGATTCTTTCGTCATCATGGGGTTCAGGATGTTGTATTTCTCGGTGGAATACGAAGAAGTGCCTTATGGAAACATTTCTTGCCAGATAGGCTTGGGCTAAAGGTTGCATTACAACTTCCCTCCCTACGAGATGATGGCATACTCAGAAATGTGGCAACGGCATTCGAGGCGCTTGGATTCAAGGTCCTCAATCCAGTTGATTTTTTGTCTGATCACATCCTCTCTACGAAATTACTGACCAATCGCTCTCTATCAAAATCAGAGTGGAAAGCGGCTATGGTAGGCTGGGAGGCAGCAAAAAAGCTCGGTGCCGCGGATAAGGGACAGACTGTAGTTGTGAAGGATCATTTGGTTGTTGCTCAAGAAAACTTCTTAGGGACCGATAGTTGCATCCGTCGCTCGAAGAAGTATTTATCTACCGGCGGAGGCGTCGTTGTAAAGCTTCCTAAACCTCAGCAAGATAGAAGAGTCGATCTCCCTGCTATTGGTCCAAAAACAATTACCCTCATGCAGGATTCAGGGTGTTCAGCTTTGATACTTGAGATGAATGGCGCAATACTCTCAGATGTTCAAGAGATTAAGCGATTGGCGAACAGCTATGGAATAGCTATCATGGGATTCGAGTCCCTTGATGACTTGAGTTCTACATTCGAAGATTGTCAGATCTGA
- a CDS encoding acyl-ACP--UDP-N-acetylglucosamine O-acyltransferase, giving the protein MFNNDPSEIHPTALVHHQARLGKSVSIGAYSIIGPHVELGDGSQIAAHVVISGKTRLGARNKVFSFASIGSEPQDLKFSGENSELIIGDDNLIREYVTLQPGTAGGVMATTIGDKNLFMVSSHVGHDSIIGSNNIIANNVALAGHVTVGNFVTVGGLCGVHQFVRLGNHAFIGGGAMVVQDIPPFCLAEGNRAQLYGLNTIGLRRRGFEPDVVRELKLVYRELLLKKGKMKEKLEQLRQQDFKSPYTAEFISFISESERGVASTSLSTDRSGSSSQQERDTTSS; this is encoded by the coding sequence ATGTTTAATAATGATCCCTCAGAAATTCATCCGACTGCTCTAGTCCACCACCAAGCACGCCTTGGAAAGAGTGTCTCAATTGGTGCATATTCTATCATTGGTCCTCATGTTGAATTGGGAGACGGCTCACAAATAGCCGCTCATGTCGTGATTAGTGGTAAGACGCGACTCGGGGCACGCAACAAGGTATTTTCGTTTGCCTCCATCGGCTCAGAACCACAAGACCTTAAGTTCTCCGGAGAAAACAGTGAACTCATCATCGGTGATGATAATCTTATAAGAGAATATGTAACCCTCCAGCCGGGTACAGCGGGTGGAGTAATGGCAACTACTATTGGTGATAAAAATCTTTTCATGGTATCGAGTCACGTTGGACATGACTCGATCATCGGCAGCAATAACATTATAGCGAATAATGTGGCTCTAGCAGGTCATGTCACAGTTGGAAATTTTGTAACCGTTGGTGGTCTATGTGGAGTACACCAGTTCGTTCGCCTCGGCAATCATGCTTTCATCGGGGGCGGAGCTATGGTCGTTCAAGACATCCCCCCGTTTTGTCTTGCAGAAGGAAATCGTGCGCAACTGTATGGCCTCAATACTATCGGTCTTCGGCGTAGGGGTTTTGAGCCAGATGTCGTTCGAGAACTCAAACTTGTTTATCGAGAACTCCTGCTGAAGAAAGGGAAAATGAAAGAAAAGCTTGAGCAGCTAAGACAGCAAGATTTTAAGTCTCCCTATACTGCGGAATTCATATCCTTCATCTCTGAGTCAGAGCGCGGAGTTGCCTCTACAAGCCTCTCTACCGATCGCTCAGGGTCTTCCTCACAGCAAGAACGTGACACAACCAGCTCATAG
- the fabZ gene encoding 3-hydroxyacyl-[acyl-carrier-protein] dehydratase FabZ, with translation MDVNDIKKLIPHRYPFLFVDRVVELEPGKRIKAIKNLSANEEFFQGHFPQKPIMPGVLMIEALAQSACILSKMSPGFEPEEGREYFLVGTTDVKWRRQVVPGDTLVLETQLVKKKRQLLIIQGTATVNGELAASAIINAAEVEV, from the coding sequence TTGGATGTAAATGATATTAAGAAATTAATACCCCATCGATATCCCTTTCTATTTGTTGATAGGGTCGTGGAGTTGGAGCCTGGGAAACGGATTAAAGCCATAAAGAATCTCTCCGCAAACGAAGAGTTTTTTCAAGGTCACTTTCCTCAAAAGCCTATTATGCCAGGAGTACTCATGATAGAGGCACTTGCACAATCGGCCTGTATTCTATCAAAAATGAGCCCAGGTTTTGAGCCAGAGGAAGGGCGGGAGTATTTCTTAGTAGGCACTACAGATGTCAAATGGCGAAGACAGGTAGTTCCCGGTGACACCCTAGTACTTGAAACCCAACTGGTTAAGAAGAAGCGTCAATTGCTAATTATTCAAGGGACTGCCACCGTAAACGGAGAACTTGCAGCTAGCGCTATTATCAATGCCGCTGAGGTAGAGGTGTAG
- a CDS encoding OmpH family outer membrane protein encodes MGSSGNILQTLYVRAKIALTFIFLIPILPIEKTALAIAEEIFVVSIQDVISKSEAGKALRKKMESEALERRSELERISEEIRADEEKLQKQSSLLSPDALQEKKDGIVLRQKELARKVQDEKELLGRKSNQQIAKLVEKIREIIPQCVEGNATAIVMEKDPQVVVYAAPNRDITDKLIKLLNEQVMSL; translated from the coding sequence ATGGGTAGTTCAGGAAATATACTTCAAACCTTGTATGTAAGAGCGAAAATAGCACTTACCTTCATTTTCCTCATACCTATCCTTCCCATAGAGAAAACTGCTCTCGCTATTGCCGAAGAGATCTTTGTGGTGAGCATTCAAGATGTGATCTCAAAGAGTGAGGCGGGGAAAGCACTTCGAAAGAAAATGGAAAGTGAGGCTCTTGAGCGCCGCTCTGAATTGGAAAGAATTTCAGAAGAAATTCGTGCTGACGAAGAAAAGCTCCAAAAACAGTCCTCTCTTCTTTCTCCAGATGCTCTACAGGAGAAAAAAGATGGCATTGTCCTCCGACAAAAAGAGCTTGCTCGAAAAGTGCAAGATGAAAAAGAATTACTGGGACGCAAGAGTAATCAGCAAATCGCAAAGCTCGTGGAGAAGATTCGCGAGATTATCCCGCAGTGTGTCGAGGGAAATGCCACAGCAATTGTCATGGAGAAGGATCCGCAGGTAGTGGTTTATGCGGCTCCGAATAGAGATATTACAGATAAACTTATAAAGCTATTGAATGAACAGGTTATGTCTTTGTAG
- the bamA gene encoding outer membrane protein assembly factor BamA → MGRGMNTRESKTQGQIGRRRYARSFSLAAVSLAAVLNVVLVSLLPLSLLAQEFSNQGNASTTLRFQHIELRGMQRIDEEAIRSQITIQSGISKRSDISQQIKSLYETGFFDQVSAGLERSTSGERVLVFSFSEKPVVRKVFIQGNMEIDEKDLVPVFDFEQRRFLDAAVIRHLIRQAKAFYQSRGFFRADFDYSIAPVGDNQVDVTFQVTEGKRLKIRSVTFRGLSQIEESDLRDVMQTSRYKWWNSWLFGSGRLSEELLKNDRILIRQYFLNHGYLDGTVSEPSVEVQDDGIHISFDIEEGQVYSISAVSAKGDLIDGSVAATVEGVRLGIGDTFSSEAMRGDVFQITEKFSDRGYAFANVVPDTRINPSERTVEVVYQIDKGKQVSVDKVKIKGNTKTYDNVIRREIRLIEGETYSSKKLKRSEQLLRRLGYFEEVDISTDTIEGSDDQVDLTVNVREAATGTFSAGAGFSSGQGALFNARLSENNVFGSGKAITLNADLGAQRENFIFSYRDRRFHDSYWIFGTELSFTEREFIDFDRQINGGSLSLGYPLEEFFGEWSQDINFSMQYEYLEVEISNVDPADAAQFVIDSEGRSTASGITPQLFRNTINNPLNPTNGSRQRLSLELTGLGGTEEYYLFSFRNQFYRPLTSFENGTSVVLGWRTRFGYGETFDKNDQLPLFRRFFPGGINSVRGFQARTLGPKDADGNEYGGSKEVVNSLEIIFPVLTSAGLNGVLFHDIGQAFDDNQSLDFGALRQAYGFGVRWSSPMGPIRVEFGFPLDKEDGEDGMVTLFSFGAPL, encoded by the coding sequence ATGGGGAGGGGGATGAATACCCGAGAATCTAAAACTCAAGGGCAAATCGGCCGGCGGAGATATGCGCGTTCGTTTTCATTGGCTGCTGTTTCATTGGCTGCTGTGCTCAACGTAGTACTGGTTTCTCTACTCCCACTATCTCTCTTAGCACAAGAGTTTTCGAATCAAGGAAATGCATCAACGACCCTTCGCTTTCAACATATCGAACTGAGAGGTATGCAGCGAATTGATGAGGAAGCAATTCGATCACAAATTACGATCCAGTCAGGAATCTCGAAACGAAGTGATATTTCTCAACAAATCAAAAGCTTATACGAGACTGGCTTCTTCGACCAAGTGAGTGCGGGACTAGAAAGAAGCACCTCTGGTGAACGTGTACTCGTATTTTCCTTCTCGGAGAAGCCAGTAGTAAGAAAGGTGTTCATTCAAGGGAATATGGAGATCGACGAAAAAGATCTGGTTCCCGTATTCGACTTCGAACAGAGGCGATTTTTGGATGCTGCTGTTATCCGACACTTGATTCGACAGGCAAAGGCTTTCTATCAGTCCCGCGGCTTCTTTCGAGCAGACTTTGACTACTCAATCGCTCCAGTGGGCGATAATCAGGTTGACGTTACCTTTCAAGTCACCGAAGGAAAGAGATTAAAAATTCGTTCGGTCACTTTTCGCGGACTCAGCCAGATCGAGGAAAGTGATCTCAGGGATGTAATGCAAACATCTCGCTATAAATGGTGGAACTCCTGGCTCTTCGGTTCAGGACGCCTGAGCGAAGAGCTCTTGAAAAATGATAGGATACTCATCCGACAATACTTTCTGAACCATGGATACCTCGATGGAACGGTCAGTGAGCCTTCCGTAGAGGTTCAGGATGACGGGATTCATATCTCTTTCGATATAGAAGAGGGGCAGGTTTATTCGATCTCTGCAGTCTCGGCGAAAGGAGATCTCATCGACGGTTCTGTTGCAGCAACTGTAGAAGGAGTGCGACTTGGTATAGGGGATACTTTTTCCTCAGAAGCGATGCGCGGGGATGTATTTCAAATTACTGAAAAGTTCAGTGATCGAGGATATGCGTTCGCCAACGTTGTTCCTGATACCCGAATTAATCCTTCAGAAAGGACTGTTGAAGTCGTGTATCAAATTGACAAAGGAAAGCAGGTATCCGTTGACAAGGTAAAAATCAAGGGCAATACGAAGACCTATGATAATGTAATTCGAAGAGAGATTCGGCTGATAGAGGGAGAGACGTACTCGAGTAAAAAGTTGAAGAGAAGTGAACAACTTCTCAGGAGGCTTGGTTATTTTGAAGAGGTCGATATCTCAACCGATACGATCGAAGGCAGCGATGACCAAGTCGATTTAACGGTTAACGTTAGAGAAGCAGCGACTGGAACTTTTAGCGCAGGAGCTGGATTTTCTAGCGGTCAAGGCGCTCTATTTAATGCTCGCTTATCTGAAAACAATGTCTTTGGTTCGGGAAAGGCAATAACGCTCAATGCGGACCTGGGCGCCCAACGTGAGAACTTCATTTTCTCGTACCGAGATAGAAGATTCCATGACTCATATTGGATTTTTGGTACTGAACTCAGTTTCACAGAAAGGGAATTCATCGACTTCGATCGGCAGATCAATGGCGGAAGCCTCTCTCTCGGATATCCGTTGGAGGAGTTCTTTGGAGAATGGTCTCAAGATATAAATTTCTCAATGCAATATGAATATCTTGAAGTAGAGATTTCCAATGTTGATCCTGCAGATGCGGCTCAGTTCGTTATTGATTCAGAAGGACGCTCTACTGCGTCTGGCATTACTCCGCAGTTATTTCGAAATACCATCAATAATCCCCTAAATCCAACAAATGGATCACGTCAGAGATTGTCATTGGAGCTAACGGGACTAGGGGGCACTGAGGAGTACTACCTTTTTTCCTTTAGAAATCAGTTTTACCGTCCACTGACCAGCTTTGAAAATGGAACATCGGTAGTTCTTGGCTGGAGAACACGATTCGGTTACGGCGAAACGTTTGATAAGAATGACCAGTTGCCGCTATTTCGACGGTTCTTTCCCGGAGGCATTAATTCGGTAAGAGGATTTCAAGCGAGAACACTTGGTCCCAAGGACGCTGATGGCAATGAGTACGGGGGAAGCAAAGAAGTCGTGAATAGTCTTGAGATCATTTTCCCGGTCCTGACATCTGCCGGTCTTAACGGAGTGCTCTTCCACGACATCGGGCAAGCCTTTGATGACAATCAGTCCCTAGACTTTGGAGCTTTGCGCCAGGCGTATGGATTTGGCGTACGATGGAGTTCACCGATGGGGCCTATTCGAGTTGAATTCGGATTTCCGCTTGATAAAGAGGATGGCGAGGACGGAATGGTAACCCTCTTTTCTTTCGGTGCGCCGCTATAA